The proteins below come from a single Chryseobacterium bernardetii genomic window:
- a CDS encoding SMODS-associated NUDIX domain-containing protein: protein MKKGPIFLQIILSVILIVGGYIEKGNWTESKYSTTGYITLLTFIVTFVYENYNRLGFYFQSKVLLKNTDVRVSISYLYRIKVENEYLLVKSRTRKYFQPVGGCYKTLPGCERKFEELDVRPDRKFETEKGIAKNDLRVHVKGKNLIEFLKWFDSKEDREISPWREFCEELIATEILTWRPFRYIDYRFKKKIQSPIIDLDMGGKGLFIYEVFDLVINDEQMPLLKDLKNKTSENYIWVTDEVIQTLGHETGSKSFPHEIGPHTKYAQNLKWSK from the coding sequence ATGAAAAAAGGACCTATCTTTCTACAAATAATTCTGTCTGTTATTCTAATCGTTGGAGGATACATCGAAAAAGGAAACTGGACAGAATCTAAATATTCCACTACGGGATATATCACATTACTTACCTTCATTGTAACTTTTGTATATGAAAACTACAATAGACTTGGGTTTTATTTCCAGTCAAAGGTTTTGTTAAAAAATACTGATGTTCGTGTTTCTATTTCATATCTGTATAGAATAAAAGTTGAAAATGAATACTTGCTTGTTAAAAGCAGAACAAGAAAATATTTTCAGCCTGTGGGTGGTTGTTATAAAACATTACCTGGCTGTGAAAGAAAATTCGAAGAATTAGATGTTAGACCTGATAGAAAATTTGAAACTGAAAAGGGAATTGCAAAAAATGATCTGCGTGTTCATGTAAAAGGTAAAAATCTAATTGAATTTCTTAAATGGTTTGATTCAAAGGAGGATCGTGAGATTTCGCCTTGGAGAGAATTTTGTGAAGAATTAATTGCAACAGAAATTTTAACCTGGCGGCCTTTTAGATACATCGACTATAGATTTAAGAAAAAAATTCAATCACCTATAATTGATTTGGATATGGGAGGTAAAGGTCTTTTTATTTATGAAGTTTTTGATTTAGTAATTAATGATGAGCAAATGCCATTACTTAAAGATTTAAAGAATAAAACATCTGAAAATTACATCTGGGTTACGGATGAAGTTATTCAAACATTAGGTCATGAGACCGGTTCGAAATCTTTTCCACATGAAATTGGACCACATACAAAGTATGCACAAAACTTAAAATGGAGTAAATAA
- a CDS encoding transposase, protein MARSRYLLYKSREKWTLSQKQRASILFTQYPDLEQAYGLTDGLRKIYNQNISKSVAMTKLAHWFRNVEEADFKSFSTLRKTIMNRYRNILNYFDQRSTNAAAESFNAKIKNFRMQLRGVKDRTFFIFRLAKLFA, encoded by the coding sequence CTGGCAAGAAGCAGGTATTTACTATATAAAAGCCGTGAGAAATGGACTCTGTCCCAGAAACAAAGAGCTTCGATCCTTTTTACCCAGTATCCTGATCTGGAACAGGCATATGGGTTGACTGATGGACTTAGAAAAATTTATAACCAAAATATTTCGAAATCTGTAGCCATGACTAAACTGGCCCATTGGTTTAGAAATGTGGAAGAAGCAGATTTTAAATCTTTTTCTACCTTAAGAAAAACAATAATGAATCGTTATAGAAATATTCTCAACTACTTTGATCAAAGAAGCACCAATGCTGCTGCTGAATCTTTCAATGCGAAAATAAAAAACTTTAGAATGCAGCTCAGAGGAGTAAAAGACAGAACCTTTTTTATCTTCAGATTAGCTAAACTTTTTGCCTAG
- a CDS encoding IgGFc-binding protein encodes MNKFYFLIVFFITQFFYCQLDNTHYLQPIVFGAYGSTAATISEEYIYLSTPSASNISVTIRMADGTTIPRLSVYNINAATSSIVTNGVVTFSNTSPLRLSVINASNVVLAPGTSPMTVATTRAGTIIPANVGGMIFQSTSDFFVNYRGADPSQAGSSLTKGKVALGKNFFWGGTPNEFTTQVPEVGNMVSIMATEDNTIITINNIDSGTEFINGANATPLTGTTFTRTLQKGQSFILYAKVKINTFSLQDKGWLGAKISSDKNIAVTVGGLMQQGSVDTGTVSDSRDFAVDQLVPVDQLGNEYIVMQGNGGVYERVIVIATESNTTITMNANTNPSYTLANVGDYAIVPATFFTNKNMYIKTNKAVYVFHKIFGSSSLATNSFMFIPPISCFGQTSVNMIPDAKQIGSTVYPNTELAVLAASGAANAPVVTVSGSAAIAPIVAGGTAVPGNPNWRSYRYDIANAAGGTATVKNLRVSSAATIQAELIGASGNAGFGGYYSGFGTSPIVNISVSNSPTIRPCTGNTGNSSLSVSSGLGSYQWYKNNTLIAGATTNSYAIPAGDTTSADYNVIITVPGGCVLYSNVVRSYACPCYKPGATGTPEITKIGISTRASKSTANWPADINNGFIALESNDKGVVITRVSDPETSITNPIDGMIVFDTDDICLKIYDGTKWGCINQTCN; translated from the coding sequence ATGAATAAATTTTATTTCTTAATAGTTTTTTTTATTACACAATTTTTTTATTGCCAACTGGATAATACACATTATCTACAGCCTATCGTGTTCGGGGCATATGGTTCAACTGCAGCAACTATTAGTGAAGAATATATCTATTTGTCTACTCCATCGGCAAGTAATATATCTGTAACGATAAGAATGGCTGATGGAACGACTATCCCAAGATTATCGGTCTACAATATTAATGCTGCTACCAGTAGTATTGTTACTAATGGTGTTGTTACATTTTCCAACACCTCTCCGCTAAGGCTATCAGTTATCAATGCTTCAAATGTTGTTTTAGCGCCAGGAACATCACCCATGACAGTTGCAACTACCAGGGCAGGAACTATTATTCCTGCTAATGTCGGGGGAATGATTTTCCAGTCGACATCTGACTTTTTTGTCAATTACAGGGGAGCAGATCCGTCTCAAGCCGGATCCTCACTTACAAAAGGTAAGGTTGCACTGGGGAAAAACTTCTTTTGGGGCGGAACACCGAATGAATTTACCACTCAAGTTCCTGAGGTAGGAAACATGGTGTCTATAATGGCAACAGAAGATAATACAATAATTACTATTAATAATATCGATTCGGGAACAGAATTCATTAACGGAGCTAACGCAACCCCTCTTACAGGGACTACTTTTACCAGAACACTTCAAAAAGGGCAATCTTTCATATTGTATGCTAAAGTGAAGATAAATACATTCAGTTTACAGGATAAAGGATGGTTAGGAGCCAAAATATCATCAGATAAGAATATTGCGGTTACTGTAGGAGGATTAATGCAGCAGGGCAGTGTAGATACAGGAACAGTATCAGACAGCCGTGATTTTGCTGTAGACCAATTAGTGCCCGTGGATCAATTAGGAAACGAATATATCGTGATGCAAGGCAATGGAGGAGTTTATGAAAGGGTCATTGTTATTGCTACAGAATCCAATACTACAATAACAATGAATGCTAATACTAATCCAAGTTATACATTAGCTAATGTTGGGGATTATGCAATAGTACCTGCTACTTTTTTTACTAATAAAAACATGTATATAAAAACCAATAAAGCCGTTTATGTATTTCATAAGATTTTTGGAAGCAGTTCTCTTGCTACAAATAGCTTTATGTTTATCCCTCCTATTTCATGTTTTGGGCAAACCTCAGTGAATATGATACCCGATGCCAAGCAGATTGGTAGTACTGTTTATCCGAATACAGAACTTGCCGTGCTGGCAGCAAGCGGGGCCGCAAACGCTCCTGTAGTAACAGTATCAGGTAGTGCTGCCATAGCTCCTATAGTAGCAGGAGGTACTGCTGTACCGGGAAATCCTAACTGGAGAAGTTACAGATATGATATTGCTAATGCAGCAGGTGGAACAGCGACTGTTAAAAATTTAAGGGTCAGCTCTGCTGCAACGATACAGGCTGAACTAATAGGAGCTAGTGGAAATGCTGGATTTGGAGGATATTACTCAGGATTCGGAACATCTCCAATTGTAAATATATCAGTATCAAACAGTCCTACTATAAGGCCATGTACAGGAAATACTGGGAATTCATCATTATCTGTAAGCTCAGGATTAGGAAGCTATCAATGGTACAAAAACAATACACTGATTGCTGGAGCAACCACGAATAGTTATGCAATACCTGCCGGAGATACTACCTCAGCAGATTATAATGTTATAATAACAGTTCCTGGAGGTTGTGTCCTTTATTCAAATGTAGTAAGATCCTATGCATGCCCTTGTTATAAACCAGGAGCAACAGGAACTCCTGAAATTACAAAAATTGGTATTTCAACAAGAGCTTCCAAAAGTACAGCAAATTGGCCAGCAGATATTAATAACGGCTTTATTGCTTTAGAATCAAATGATAAAGGTGTTGTTATCACTAGGGTTTCTGATCCCGAAACATCAATTACAAATCCTATTGACGGGATGATTGTTTTTGATACTGATGATATATGTCTTAAAATCTACGATGGAACAAAATGGGGATGTATTAACCAAACATGTAACTAA
- a CDS encoding response regulator transcription factor, producing the protein MEQIKRFFNEKNEVSKDADIDFSQDGEYLEAVKALARTTYQSLYVINYQTKGFEYVSENPLFLCGKTSAEVKNLGYAFYFQNVKPEDVEMLIKINEAGFKFYDKIPVEDRKLYYISYDFYLINGQKNMILVNHKLTPMFLTEDGQVWKALCAVSLSNNTSSGNVVLSKEGSDEIWRYDLTADKWEKDERVKLSSREHEILSLYASGLTISEIAEKLFITADTVKFHRKKLFEKIEVSNIAEALSYAKTNKLL; encoded by the coding sequence ATGGAACAAATTAAAAGGTTTTTTAACGAAAAAAATGAGGTCAGTAAAGATGCTGATATAGATTTCAGCCAGGACGGAGAATATCTTGAAGCTGTAAAAGCTCTTGCCAGAACCACTTACCAGAGTCTGTATGTTATCAATTATCAGACAAAAGGATTTGAATATGTATCAGAAAATCCTCTTTTTTTATGCGGAAAAACCTCAGCAGAGGTAAAGAACCTTGGGTATGCATTTTATTTTCAGAATGTGAAGCCGGAGGACGTAGAGATGCTGATTAAAATTAATGAGGCTGGTTTTAAATTTTATGATAAAATTCCGGTAGAGGATAGGAAACTGTACTATATTTCCTATGATTTCTATCTGATCAATGGCCAGAAAAATATGATTCTGGTGAACCATAAACTCACCCCTATGTTCCTTACAGAAGATGGTCAGGTATGGAAAGCACTGTGCGCAGTTTCATTATCCAATAATACCTCTTCCGGAAACGTAGTACTCAGTAAGGAAGGTTCTGATGAAATCTGGAGATACGATCTTACAGCAGATAAATGGGAGAAGGATGAAAGAGTAAAACTCTCCTCCAGAGAACATGAGATCCTGAGTCTGTATGCCAGTGGTCTAACGATCAGTGAAATAGCTGAGAAGCTTTTTATTACAGCTGATACTGTAAAATTCCACCGTAAAAAACTTTTTGAAAAAATTGAAGTCAGCAATATTGCTGAAGCTTTATCTTACGCTAAAACCAATAAACTGCTTTAA
- a CDS encoding L,D-transpeptidase: MKNIFVKKTFLYACLCAVLLTSCKKEIEKISDTFKDTVSASEIPETEKDTVKKDSVPVVKKESVPPMMQENGFYNAFVIPKDKKLRDSVYAEFSKKYNEQERTAILALNRLDSKSKWNADTLVVPAKIDTTLMAYSPFPMQLDVLSGVKKFVIFSYPIQAYAVYSNGSLVKWGPTSMGKKSAQTTRGLTFANWKKKLSISTVSSEWKLPYNFNIHNIGGIGWHEYTLPGYPASHSCLRLLRKDAQWLYSYADTWILNPGGATTKARGTAVMVFGDYNWGGRKPWKKLLDDPNANNISVEELTKLLEPDVPKMLKEQANREKVADSIKTAKAMAAPIQNERATDTLSK; this comes from the coding sequence ATGAAGAACATATTTGTGAAAAAAACATTTCTATATGCCTGTTTATGTGCAGTATTGCTTACTTCATGTAAGAAAGAAATAGAAAAAATCAGCGATACTTTTAAAGACACAGTGTCTGCTTCCGAAATCCCGGAAACAGAAAAAGACACTGTAAAGAAAGATTCAGTGCCTGTGGTGAAAAAAGAATCAGTACCGCCAATGATGCAGGAGAATGGTTTTTATAATGCCTTTGTTATTCCGAAAGATAAAAAACTGCGGGATTCTGTATATGCGGAATTCAGTAAAAAGTATAACGAGCAGGAGCGTACCGCTATTTTAGCGTTAAACAGGCTGGATTCTAAAAGTAAATGGAATGCTGATACCTTGGTGGTGCCAGCCAAAATAGACACTACTTTGATGGCGTATTCACCATTTCCTATGCAGCTTGATGTATTAAGTGGCGTAAAGAAATTTGTGATCTTTTCATATCCTATTCAGGCCTATGCGGTGTACTCTAATGGAAGCCTTGTTAAATGGGGGCCAACAAGTATGGGAAAAAAGTCTGCACAGACCACAAGAGGGCTAACTTTTGCCAATTGGAAAAAGAAACTGTCTATTTCTACAGTGAGCAGTGAATGGAAGCTTCCCTACAACTTCAATATCCATAATATAGGCGGTATCGGATGGCATGAATATACACTTCCGGGATATCCTGCATCCCACTCTTGTTTAAGATTATTGAGAAAAGATGCCCAATGGCTGTATTCTTATGCTGATACCTGGATTCTGAATCCTGGTGGTGCTACCACAAAGGCAAGAGGTACTGCAGTAATGGTATTTGGTGATTATAACTGGGGAGGAAGAAAACCATGGAAAAAGCTTCTTGATGATCCTAATGCCAATAATATATCTGTAGAAGAATTAACAAAATTATTAGAACCGGATGTTCCAAAAATGCTGAAAGAGCAGGCCAACAGGGAAAAAGTAGCTGATTCTATTAAAACAGCTAAAGCAATGGCAGCTCCCATTCAGAATGAAAGGGCTACAGATACTTTATCTAAATAA
- a CDS encoding PDZ domain-containing protein, whose product MKLKLLLLGLLLSIVVHAQNSFRLINTPKAVIPFQLINNLIFIPININGANLTFMVDTGVAETILFSLENKELQLGNVEKIKFSGLGGSLSIDGLKSDRNLGRIGDNIINNSMSLYVILDEEFNISSHVGIPVNGVIGYHFFKDHPIAIDYISKKITVYENIDALQRKRRKFDEMPISIENNKPYINADVEMTREKKESKLLIDLGNSDAIWLFPTLIKDFVYNRPNIDDFLGRGFNGDIYGKRSRIHNFYLGDFRFEKPLTAMPDEYSIQHVNLVKDRKGSVGGEIMRRFYLIFDYANNKLYLKKNRNFDDPFHFNMSGLDFKQDGLEWQQDRVKIETQPMSGTTNANEVYKDAFQYKFSLKPIFSIAGVRKDSPAYEAGLKKDDKIISINGDKTSDMTLEKILEIMKSSEGRTITMVIQRQEETLTFRFNLEDPIPYQE is encoded by the coding sequence ATGAAACTGAAGCTACTTTTACTGGGTTTATTATTGAGCATTGTTGTCCATGCCCAGAACTCTTTCCGGCTGATCAATACCCCAAAAGCAGTCATTCCTTTTCAGCTTATCAACAATCTTATTTTCATTCCCATCAATATAAATGGAGCTAACCTTACTTTTATGGTGGATACCGGAGTAGCGGAAACCATTTTATTCAGTTTGGAAAACAAGGAGCTTCAATTGGGAAATGTTGAAAAAATAAAATTTTCCGGGCTTGGAGGAAGCTTAAGTATAGACGGATTAAAATCGGACCGTAATCTGGGAAGAATTGGTGATAATATCATCAATAATTCTATGTCTCTCTATGTAATTCTTGATGAAGAATTTAATATATCATCCCATGTGGGAATTCCTGTAAACGGCGTTATCGGGTATCACTTTTTCAAAGATCATCCTATTGCTATTGACTATATTTCTAAAAAAATAACAGTCTATGAAAATATAGATGCTTTACAAAGAAAAAGAAGAAAATTTGATGAAATGCCGATCAGCATTGAAAATAATAAGCCATATATTAATGCCGACGTAGAAATGACCCGTGAAAAGAAAGAATCTAAACTTCTGATTGATCTTGGAAACAGTGATGCTATCTGGCTATTCCCTACCCTTATTAAAGATTTTGTTTATAACAGACCTAATATTGATGATTTTCTTGGCCGTGGATTCAATGGAGACATTTATGGTAAAAGAAGCAGGATCCATAATTTTTATCTTGGTGATTTTAGATTTGAGAAACCTCTTACCGCAATGCCTGACGAATACTCTATTCAGCATGTAAACCTGGTAAAAGACAGGAAAGGCTCTGTAGGCGGTGAAATAATGAGACGGTTTTATCTCATTTTTGATTATGCTAACAATAAACTATATTTGAAAAAAAACAGGAATTTTGATGATCCTTTTCACTTTAATATGAGTGGACTGGATTTCAAACAGGATGGATTGGAATGGCAGCAGGATAGGGTTAAAATTGAAACTCAGCCCATGTCTGGCACAACTAACGCAAATGAAGTGTATAAAGACGCATTTCAATATAAATTTAGCCTGAAGCCTATATTTTCAATTGCAGGCGTGAGGAAAGATTCACCAGCTTATGAAGCAGGTTTAAAGAAGGATGATAAGATTATCAGCATCAATGGTGATAAAACATCAGACATGACGCTTGAGAAAATTCTTGAAATTATGAAATCATCAGAAGGGCGAACAATCACCATGGTAATTCAAAGACAAGAAGAAACACTGACTTTCCGCTTTAATTTGGAAGATCCGATTCCTTATCAAGAATAA
- a CDS encoding alpha/beta hydrolase, whose product MNLDYIVREPENITSSTPILFMLHGYGSNEQDLFSFRETLPKDWIIISFRAPRDTQFEGYSWFDINFNDPENYIDVPQAKESLNAVLESILKIVNNYGLTESKVHLCGFSQGGILCYALALKYPELFTYVACLSAYTEEKILDGIVRDKKKLEKLRFFISHGTDDAVIPIDWGRKAAELLYDLNCYFTFREYMSGHGVNQKNYMDLMDFFSK is encoded by the coding sequence ATGAATTTAGATTACATAGTAAGAGAGCCGGAAAATATAACCTCTTCTACTCCTATACTTTTTATGCTTCACGGCTACGGCAGCAATGAGCAGGACCTCTTCAGCTTTAGAGAAACCCTTCCGAAGGATTGGATTATTATCAGTTTCAGAGCCCCAAGAGATACTCAGTTTGAAGGATATTCATGGTTTGATATCAATTTCAATGATCCTGAAAATTATATCGACGTTCCTCAGGCTAAGGAATCTTTAAATGCTGTATTGGAAAGTATCTTAAAAATAGTAAATAATTACGGGCTTACCGAAAGCAAAGTACATTTATGTGGATTCAGCCAGGGAGGAATATTATGTTATGCACTGGCATTGAAATATCCCGAATTATTTACATATGTTGCCTGCCTGAGTGCTTATACGGAAGAGAAAATCCTGGACGGAATTGTGAGGGACAAAAAGAAACTGGAAAAACTCAGGTTCTTTATATCCCACGGTACAGATGACGCTGTTATCCCGATTGATTGGGGTAGAAAGGCTGCTGAACTGCTTTATGACCTTAACTGCTATTTCACATTCAGAGAATATATGAGCGGGCACGGTGTCAATCAGAAAAACTACATGGATTTAATGGATTTTTTCTCAAAATAA
- a CDS encoding response regulator — translation MENEKINIVIVDDHPIVIEGLKMMLKSQPSFNIPETFISGSEIIRFIGSNKADIILLDIALPDANGTELCREIKKISPETSVIMFSNRSERSIIMQAIQNGASGYLLKNTSIEELVICIQGALSGDIVFCNETKQIISRPSQNDIPIPRLTKREKQILHLVAQGKTSNMIAEELFLSPLTVDTHRKNLLQKFQAKNSTELVNQAIEYNLIEK, via the coding sequence ATGGAGAATGAAAAAATAAATATTGTTATCGTAGACGACCACCCTATCGTCATTGAAGGATTGAAAATGATGCTGAAAAGCCAGCCTTCTTTCAATATTCCTGAAACATTCATTTCCGGTTCGGAAATTATCCGCTTCATTGGCAGCAATAAGGCAGATATTATTCTTTTGGATATCGCTCTGCCTGATGCCAATGGCACGGAATTATGCAGGGAAATCAAGAAAATATCTCCTGAAACCTCAGTCATTATGTTCAGTAACCGGTCTGAAAGAAGCATCATTATGCAGGCTATTCAAAATGGAGCCAGCGGGTATCTCCTTAAAAACACCTCCATTGAAGAATTGGTGATATGCATCCAGGGAGCGTTATCCGGAGACATCGTTTTTTGTAATGAAACCAAACAGATCATCAGCAGGCCTTCTCAAAATGACATTCCTATTCCCAGACTGACCAAAAGGGAAAAACAGATCCTCCATCTTGTAGCACAGGGTAAAACAAGCAATATGATCGCAGAAGAGCTTTTCTTAAGTCCACTTACTGTAGATACCCACCGTAAGAACCTGCTTCAGAAATTCCAGGCTAAGAACTCAACGGAACTGGTAAATCAGGCTATAGAATATAATCTGATTGAAAAATAA
- a CDS encoding tetratricopeptide repeat-containing sensor histidine kinase encodes MKRLLILFNILLAFSVQSQQLIPLNEKPYLDSLQNILRSNGTTKAKANTNFLLSNYYRNMDSVLSKRYLQNGKAFIKNDPFLSAKYDFYEAQYNLDRNKGKAAIAYQKAIKALSQFKNEESHLLQAAAWYSYGVTQKDKEGYPFLVKTILEKSIPLAKKYENSSNLGLLYTQLAVILTYNAEFKKSEDYNTKALKILEKHYPHSPELFFTYLNLANNFCYQAKGDEAKKFLDKAEILISPYPDSSVNAFYYYSKTLYFITRQKNPEALPVIEKGLFYAKRFNQNLLAQMFYFNKYDILRKLKRYNEAKGALEDVLTEKSLALDLNNRKTIYKQLSSLNEEMENTKEALVWEQKYSKLNDSLNTENVKLEINKIEAKYNAAEKERKIATLNAEKNQKELEVNKKNSYLWGLSLILLLVISLLVFLYIIFRKNKKISEQKINDIRQKEELSLTKAILEGEERERERIARDLHDGLGGMLAGVKINFSTWSASHLDAAKDQEFYKILGQLDNSVSELRHVARNLMPESLLNFGLETALNDLCEFYNRKDIDIDFQAINIEKKLPLNIQLNIYRIAQELLANAIKHSEATSILLQCSQSEKDFFITIEDNGKGFESTKAQKTKSMGLRNLKNRVDYLKGTMEISSDSQGTTINIELNIDGE; translated from the coding sequence ATGAAGAGATTACTGATCCTATTCAACATATTACTGGCTTTCAGCGTACAATCACAACAACTGATTCCGCTTAATGAAAAGCCCTACTTAGACAGTTTACAAAACATTCTTAGAAGTAATGGAACTACAAAAGCAAAAGCAAATACCAATTTCCTTTTGTCGAATTATTACAGGAATATGGATTCCGTTTTAAGTAAAAGATATCTGCAAAACGGTAAGGCATTTATTAAAAATGATCCTTTTCTCTCTGCCAAATATGATTTCTACGAAGCGCAATATAATCTGGACAGAAATAAAGGAAAAGCTGCCATCGCTTATCAAAAGGCTATTAAAGCATTATCACAATTCAAAAATGAAGAATCTCATCTCCTTCAGGCAGCTGCCTGGTATAGCTATGGAGTAACCCAGAAAGACAAAGAAGGCTACCCTTTTTTAGTAAAGACCATTCTTGAAAAAAGTATTCCATTGGCTAAAAAATATGAGAATAGCAGCAATCTTGGGCTTTTGTATACCCAGCTTGCCGTTATTCTTACTTACAATGCAGAGTTCAAAAAATCTGAAGATTATAATACTAAAGCATTAAAAATTCTTGAAAAGCATTATCCCCATTCTCCTGAACTATTTTTTACTTACTTAAATCTGGCTAATAATTTTTGCTATCAGGCCAAAGGAGATGAAGCTAAAAAGTTTTTGGATAAGGCAGAAATACTCATCAGCCCTTATCCGGATTCTTCCGTTAACGCTTTCTACTATTATAGCAAAACGCTTTATTTTATTACCAGACAAAAGAATCCTGAAGCATTACCTGTTATTGAAAAGGGACTTTTTTATGCTAAAAGATTTAATCAGAATCTACTGGCACAGATGTTTTATTTCAATAAATATGATATTTTAAGGAAACTGAAAAGATATAACGAAGCTAAGGGTGCGTTAGAAGATGTTTTAACAGAAAAATCACTTGCTCTTGACCTTAATAACAGAAAAACCATTTATAAACAGCTTTCCTCTTTAAATGAAGAGATGGAAAATACAAAGGAAGCTTTGGTTTGGGAACAGAAATATTCTAAACTTAACGACAGCCTGAATACTGAAAATGTAAAACTTGAGATCAATAAAATTGAGGCTAAATATAATGCTGCGGAAAAGGAAAGAAAAATAGCTACATTAAATGCGGAAAAGAATCAGAAAGAACTTGAGGTAAATAAGAAAAACTCTTATTTATGGGGGCTAAGCCTTATTTTATTATTGGTTATAAGCCTTCTGGTCTTCCTGTATATCATTTTTAGAAAAAATAAAAAGATTTCTGAGCAAAAGATTAACGATATCAGACAAAAGGAAGAACTCTCATTAACAAAGGCTATTCTTGAGGGAGAAGAAAGGGAAAGAGAGCGTATTGCAAGAGATCTTCACGATGGCTTAGGCGGAATGCTGGCCGGAGTAAAAATTAATTTTTCAACGTGGTCTGCCAGCCATCTGGATGCTGCAAAAGATCAGGAGTTCTACAAAATTTTGGGGCAGCTTGATAATTCTGTAAGTGAACTTCGGCACGTAGCAAGAAATCTTATGCCTGAATCCTTGCTTAATTTTGGGCTGGAGACCGCTCTGAACGACCTTTGTGAATTTTACAACAGAAAAGATATAGACATAGACTTCCAGGCGATCAATATTGAAAAAAAACTGCCTTTAAATATCCAGCTTAATATTTACAGGATTGCACAGGAGCTATTAGCTAATGCCATCAAGCATTCTGAAGCCACCAGTATTTTATTACAATGCTCTCAATCTGAAAAAGATTTTTTCATAACTATTGAAGACAATGGAAAAGGGTTTGAAAGCACTAAAGCACAAAAAACAAAGAGCATGGGACTCCGCAATCTGAAGAACAGGGTTGATTACCTGAAAGGAACCATGGAAATAAGTTCAGACAGCCAAGGTACAACCATTAATATAGAACTCAACATCGATGGAGAATGA